TTCGGTTGTTCTTTGTTAATCTGTTACATAATGTGTGATTCAATACCTCGTTTGTTGGATGTTCTGTTTAAAAAATATGCACGGATGAAACAGTTTTGGAATGTGATCGGTACATTTTGTCGAATGAAGGGGTACGGGAGTGGGGTTTCAGGCGCTGGTGGATGGGAGACGATTCAGGCGACGGTGGCCGAAGGTTGTATGCGGCGACTATGGTGTTTTAGGGTTGGGTAGAGAGATGGGGATAAAATGATAATAATATAACTGAAATaagttatttatatatatatattttgagtaaaatgcctggatagtccctgtggttttgtaaaataacacctatagtccctaacttttggaaattacaccgatGCTCCCTGTGGCTTGAcgagttgttactcggatagcccctggagtggatgtccgttagttttcACCATTAAGTCCATatgaaattacttatttaccaatctctttaaaaataaaaaaacaaatattatacacactcAGATTATTATATTGAAAGTGTGGGGCCCACAAACTCTTTTTTCTTCTACAAAACAACCGACCACCATCACCATAagccacctccacctccacctccacccacACCCACACCCACCTCCGCCACCTAAACCTAACCCCTACAACCCTTAACCCATCAAAAACACCACCACAGTCACCACCGCCAGAACAACAGCCACCAACAGTCACCAGCAGCCACCATCTGAACCACTACCATCTCTATACCCAtaaaccaccaccatcatcatctttctcTGTCGTCAACGCACCCATCGTCGCCACCACCGTCAACAACAACCATAATCAAAACCCAGCCAATAAAACCCTAAATCGGTTCTAAATCTACAAATTCAACTCAAAACTCGAAACCCTAAGAGGCAACATGTACCTTAATCGACTGAATTTACCATTGCTAACATTAGCAACCCATCGTCACCATCCTGTTCGCGTCTCTCTCTCCCTCTGATCTCTCTTTATCTAGTCGTTTCTCTCTCTAAATGTGGTAGATGAAGGGATCTGGGATGGAGGAGGGAGTTAAGGTGGTGGAGATGTTGATGTTGGTGAAGTTGCAGGTGGTGGCGGCTGGTGGTAAGTGGTGGAGGTAGGTAGtggtgagtgtgtgtgtgtgtgtgtgagagagagagagagagagagagagagagagagagagagagagagagagagatacaaGTGCTTAAGGTGACGGAGATGTTGATGTTGATGGAGTTGCAGGTGGTGGCGACTAGTGGTACGGGGCAGGACCGATCCTGAAAATTCAAGTGCCATGGGCGAGCCAAAAAAAGGCCCTTAGGCCTTACtgaattaaattttataaactagtTCTTTTAAGTTATTAGTATTTAGGTTAACGAATCAATATTGAGCATATCACATTTGGCTAGGCTTTATGAATTAATATTGGCAATAAGTTTTTAGATTTTAGATTGGGCTAGggttatttttaatttttagatcaAAATTAAATGATTCAAGAACTCAAGTAGAAAAGAAATAAAGAATACTCACAACTCATAATCAGCACAACAACAGCGACTTCAGCCAATCGGCCTGTTCGATGATTATTGTTCTGAACTGTTTAAGCAATCAGCCGCGATCAATGATCATCAGCGACACCTTCAGCCTGTGTTCAGCGACTTGGTATCCTTGTTGTTCAGCGACTTCAACGTTCAGCCCACTCGGTTCAGCAATTAGCACAACAGCAGCAGTTCAACACTTCAGTCTTCAGCGACATACATCTCTCCTGCCATCCTGCTCGACGTTTGGTATCCTGCTAATGTGCCGCCCATTCAAACTTCAAAGGTTTTGACTGTTATTtagtttgtaaacaatttggGCTTATTATTTAGTTTGTAAAGAATCTCATTTGGGCTTATTATTTAGTTTGTAAACAATCTGGGCTTATTATtggtttgtaaacaatttttTAGAGGTATCATCGTAGTTGTTTAGGGGTGTCCTTTGGATAAAAAtcgaaaaaataaaataaaattttacacTACCAgtaaaaagttgagccgtagcccgtgctacggctagTTCTAAGCCAGGTCCGCCCTTGCGCTGATTAGACGCCTATTCACCACTTTGTCCACTTGCGCATCCCCTCGCTTGAGCCTGTTGTGGTTAACCTCTGTTCGCCCAAGTTACCACACCCCTAAACACTCCCAAAACAGCCGCTCACCCAAGCGACCATACTCACCCCGGCGCTCACACGTGACCGCTCCGGCACCCCGTTACAGTGCTTGCAAGCCACCTGGCCGCCTACGTGGCTTACCCGACGCTAACAGGTATCATAACGCAGAGTCTTAGGGTTTAATTGAAGCTAAAAACCAGAGTAACTTTAACTTCAAAATTCATACACCATAAACATTGCACAAACCAATTTTACAAACTTTTATGTTAGGGATTTAGTAAAAGCTCAAAACATTTTTCCATTTCTCAGCTAAAAGTTGATAAGTGAAAAGCAAAAGtaagatcaaaacaaaaataatattgTGAAGGTACAAAAATCATGAACAAAAACCTATTTCTCGGATGCTTACAGAAAGGAAGACGGTATCCCCATTTTCACCattcttatttttattattatgccttcaatttcaagaaattaacacaactctctctctctctctctctatctctctcatGGTATGTCTTCATCTCTTTCTATCATCAGAAGCCCATGTCCATTTTTCTCCCTGAAACTTCaggtactttctctctctctgtctctctctctctatgtgtgtatatatgtatgtatctaCATTTGTGTGTATTATATATGTATGGATCTCTAAGACCTACTTGCTTCTTCAGTGTTGTTGTGGCCGTTTCATTTATCTTTAATTATTTAAGGGGAAACATATGTGACAGAAAACTGCTTGCATGTAGACAATTTTAATGCTAATTTTGTAGCATTCTATTGAGAATCTGGGATTCATTGGTCTGTTTATGATATGGGTTTCTtccatttttgttttttaaattttgtgtTGTAATTTTTCAGATCTTTATCTGGGTTGTAGATCTGGATCTTTCCTTCTTAGATCCCTTTTCACAACCCtatgaaaatgcatgattttgtTTAGAATTTTCTTGTTGGATTATGATGAATCTTGTGAATTATAGCTTTAATTTCAAGTTGGGGCAATGGTTATTGGCTTTTCTTGAAAATCAGTTCAAGATTTTCTTGAAAATTTGTTCAGATTTTCTTGAAAATTTGTTCAGATTTTCTTGAAAAGTTTCAATTTTTATATCCATTTTGAGATTAGATCATAATGAAATTGTTGTTTGATGAGGTTCTTATTGAAAATCATTTTGGATTTGCTATGGTGAATCAACTGTTTGAATTTTGTACATGTTTTTTCTGGGACATATTAAACATGGTTGTTGTAAAAATGGCAAAATACAAAAATGGTTTGCAAAATTGACAGTCATTTTGGACAATATGCTGAAATGTATATGCAGAAATAACTTATCTTGCTTGACAACTTATGTCCAAAATAAGTTAAATCTTGCAAGGTTTTATATTCCTTTTACATTTATGTTTTGCTTCAACAAGAAGCAACAATATGTTGGTTTGTAAATTGTCTGTTAATGCTTTAAAGAAAAGGAAGATACAATTATACAAACCGATTATAAGTAGATAACTGCGAGAACCACATAAACATTTATACGTATTTCTTTAATTGTGACACATATGACAATTATGTAACCGTCCCACTTTCTCTTTCTCACTAGATTCGATATGCACAGGGTGCGTATAAGTGCTTATGCGGTTCTCTTCTTAAATTTGGATATGTATTCTCATTCCCCTAATAATAGGATATTAAGTGTGTCCAAAATGTTACCTAATATTTGGGTTTGTTTTCACCCTCTTTTTGACCGCAAAATCCAATACACGAGATTTTTTTATCAGTCACATTCATTTTTTGGGATTGTTTTAGGTTTGTTATCGGCTTCAAATTCAACTGTTTCCACTATGATCAAGCAGTTCCTCGCAAAGATCCCGCGTAAATCCGCAAAATCCAATACACCAGATGCTGACGGAGGCGGTTCTTCAACTAGTGTTACAACTGATGTGGGAAACAGTAGCTTCATCAACACTTATAATGCCATTTCGAGTCGATTAAACTCGGTTAAACAAATGTCTTCCTCAATTTTTCCGGCAAGCATAATGTCAGGAGGGGAAATGATTGATCCTCATGTTCCGTTCAAAGACGTCCAAAGTTCAGATAAGCTAAGACTTCTGATCAGTAAACTAAATCTTTGCTCTAAGTTATATGATTTTCATAATCAAGATCAAGATTCCGCTGAGAAAGACATAAAGCGTCAAACTTTATTAGATATTATCGACTTTTTTTCATCTGAATCGCCAAAACTTAGCGAACCCGCGATGTTTGCGGTTTGTAAAATGTGTGGCAACAATCTTTTTAGAGATTTTCCTCCAAAACGGTTTTTTTATTCGCCTCGTGGTGAAAAAGAAGATGAGGAACCGTCTTTTGACCCCGCATGGTCACATCTACAACTTGTATACGAAATACTTCTCAGATTTCTAAGTCAATCCTCTCTTGACCCGAAGATTGTCAAACAGTATATCGATCACTCGTTCATATTACGGTTACTTGATCTTTTCGACAGTGAAGATCCTCGAGAAAGAGACTGTTTGAAATCCGTTCTACATCGGGTTTACGGGAAATTCATGGTTCATAGACCCTTTATTCGGATGGTCGTGAGCAACATTATATATCGCTTTGTTTTCGAAACCGAAAAACACAACGGGATTGCGGAATTATTGGAGATCTTTGGTAGTGTGATTAGTGGTTTCGCGTTGCCGTTAAAGAACGAACACAAGCTGTTTTTACTAAGGGCTCTTGTTCCTCTACACAAACCGAAGTCTGTGGGGGTTTATCATCACCAGCTAACTTATTGTGTGGTTCAGTTCGTAGAGAAAGAACCGAAACTGTCGAGCGCTGTTATAAAGGGATTGTTGAAATATTGGCCCGTTACTAGCAGTCAGAAGCAGTTGATGTTTTTAAGTGAGTTGGAAGAGTTGCTTGAAAAGATTCACACTGATGAGTTTGAGAAAATTATGGTTCCATTGTTTCGACGTATAAATTGCTGTCTTCGCAGCACCCATTTCCAGGTAACCCTTCAACCAATCAGCCCGTAAATGTGGATAACAAGATGGTCAGGCGGGTTGGGTTATGGGTAATCTTTTATGGTACATGTTGACACGGGTCGGGTTGAACCGATATACTTATTGTCCAAAGCTTCTAATTATTTTTAGAGTCAAGTACACGGATAAtccttgtggtttaccaaaattttgtatttggtcctcagctttccaaaagtacatggatgatccatgtggtttgcactttgtaacgcatttagtccccagccaacaaatctaaaggttttagcacatcaaagttagggactaaatgcgttacaaagtgcaaaccacatggaccatttgtgtacttttggaaaaatcTGGGGATGCGTTACAGaggacaaaccacatggaccatctgtgtatttttggaaagctagggaccaaatccaaatctttgataaaccacagggaccatctatgTACTTACTCCTTTCTTTTGATAAATTATTAGCGTGTCAAATATGATAGCGAACTAATAGTGTTTTAACTTTTAAGTGATGATCTAGCTTTTTTGGACAAATGATTTAGAAGTATTTATTAGGTATTAAATATGCATTTTGGGCGGCTTTTGACCCATCTAACGTGTTTCCTTTTAAGCTAATTATTGTCGTGTTTGACCCGTTTCCACTTGCAGAAAGATTGTATACACGGACTCTTGATTTTAGATATCCGACTAATAATGTGTAACCGCTGCTTGATTATTATGTACAGGTGGCTGAGCAAGCACATTTCTTATGGAACAACGAACATATCCTCCATCTTATAATGTGTAACCGCCACGTGATTATACCTCTTGTCTACTTGACGATAGAGCAAAACTCACAAAACCATTGGAGCCGCACCGTACTCAACCTTGCACAAAACATGATGAAgatgttgaatgatgttgatcaAGAATTGGTGCAGTCATGCCAAGGGCAATCAGAGGaagacaagtcaaagtcaacCGTGGTGGCCGAGAAGCGGCGGCTGACATGGGAGCGGCTTGAAAGCATTGCGGGTTTTCAACCTGTCGTGGGAAGTGTTCCGGTTTTGGAAGAAACCTCGGCTTGTATTGTCTCTTGCTAGTGAACTAGTTTTGCATTggatttcttcttgttttttTACTTATGGGAGAAGATCAAAGGTGGGGGCAATGTAGTTATTTATGAAGTTTGAAgatgttattgttattattattgttatttttttgATGAGAATATGGAGTTGTGTTTACATGTTTTGTGTATTTAAATTCTAACAACCATTTTATTTtattcaaatcttttataaacaTCTATTTATAAGATTCAGAGTTAATTACACATATGGATCCTGTGGTTTATAGTCAGTTTCACCTTTGgtactaattttttttaacatgtttaggttttatgatttcaattttgtaacacatttgggtactaacactaaaattatcaatataatgacttaaatacccttccattttttttattttatcaatgtaacacctttgggtactaacacctaattttatttaagtttaaatctattttacaaaatctatttttttattttcctctttttattatatctcttaattaacataaaatctatttattttttatttattttataagtaaacatttttatataattttttaagaAATGATAAATAATTTAGCATGATAGAAGTTGCTCAAAatcttaaataattaaaaattcaaTAGGTATAATAATAGTTGGTAATGtgcaaataaattattattaagaTATTAGTTTaaaactccgtgtattacacgcgtttaatgtataaaacttagttttaatttttgtaattttaaatatatgggattaaataatataaaaccaataacaataataataaaaagactGTATCTCATCGGTACTAAAGTGTTT
The Helianthus annuus cultivar XRQ/B chromosome 6, HanXRQr2.0-SUNRISE, whole genome shotgun sequence genome window above contains:
- the LOC110865596 gene encoding serine/threonine protein phosphatase 2A 57 kDa regulatory subunit B' kappa isoform, whose amino-acid sequence is MNKNLFLGCLQKGRRYPHFHHSYFYYYAFNFKKLTQLSLSLSLSLSWYVFISFYHQKPMSIFLPETSGLLSASNSTVSTMIKQFLAKIPRKSAKSNTPDADGGGSSTSVTTDVGNSSFINTYNAISSRLNSVKQMSSSIFPASIMSGGEMIDPHVPFKDVQSSDKLRLLISKLNLCSKLYDFHNQDQDSAEKDIKRQTLLDIIDFFSSESPKLSEPAMFAVCKMCGNNLFRDFPPKRFFYSPRGEKEDEEPSFDPAWSHLQLVYEILLRFLSQSSLDPKIVKQYIDHSFILRLLDLFDSEDPRERDCLKSVLHRVYGKFMVHRPFIRMVVSNIIYRFVFETEKHNGIAELLEIFGSVISGFALPLKNEHKLFLLRALVPLHKPKSVGVYHHQLTYCVVQFVEKEPKLSSAVIKGLLKYWPVTSSQKQLMFLSELEELLEKIHTDEFEKIMVPLFRRINCCLRSTHFQVAEQAHFLWNNEHILHLIMCNRHVIIPLVYLTIEQNSQNHWSRTVLNLAQNMMKMLNDVDQELVQSCQGQSEEDKSKSTVVAEKRRLTWERLESIAGFQPVVGSVPVLEETSACIVSC